In a single window of the Raphanus sativus cultivar WK10039 chromosome 9, ASM80110v3, whole genome shotgun sequence genome:
- the LOC130499947 gene encoding uncharacterized protein LOC130499947, whose product MAENFGGSHTYVGSEDVTDDMEHDQDLDEGFAAGGDDYMQEAAEDARGLENGIGSMGIEFEMHTHVQENLDEEEDEEMSGDEGDEIDEDENDNEEEDEEDNDLEEEEEEDDVHHLPHHDTDQDDHELEDDEFEEEILVEEDERMKMMRIG is encoded by the coding sequence ATGGCGGAGAATTTTGGCGGTTCCCACACTTATGTTGGTTCAGAAGATGTGACAGATGACATGGAGCATGATCAAGACTTGGATGAAGGTTTTGCCGCAGGTGGGGATGATTATATGCAAGAAGCAGCTGAGGATGCTAGGGGGTTGGAAAATGGGATTGGGTCGatgggtatagagtttgagatGCATACCCACGTTCAGGAAAATCTtgatgaagaggaagacgaagagATGTCTGGTGATGAGGGTGACGAAATAGATGAGGATGAAAACgataatgaagaagaagacgaggaggaCAATGacttggaagaagaagaagaagaagatgatgtacATCACCTACCTCATCATGACACCGATCAAGATGATCATGAGCTTGAGGATGATGAATTTGAAGAGGAAATACTGGTTGAAGAGGATGAaaggatgaagatgatgaggatcGGGTAA
- the LOC130499946 gene encoding E3 ubiquitin-protein ligase UPL1-like yields MEVPNVSAPSIVSPVASAPPDTRATATDSVSSLRSQSVEMQYDPNDSTVRDVEAVSQESGGSGATLGESLRSLDVEIGSADGHDDGAERHDVQPAMRSRRANLSLAPSSTGREASLYSVTEVSENSGHEAEQDNPPEEQPVNRDVASSSIDPAFLDALPEGLRAEVLSAQQAQAPQPSSNEQQNSGDIDPEFLAALPADIRAEVLAQQQAQRLHQSHELEGQPVEMDTVSIIATFPSELREEVLLTSDDAVLANLTPALVAEANMLRERFAHRYHNRALFGMHPRLRRGEASRRGEGGISGIERSEGIASRRSASKVIEAAGAPLVNTEALQAMIRVLRIVQPLYKGPLQRLLLNLCSHGETRFSLVNTFMDMLMLDTRKPVNHSSVSEPPYRLYACQSNVTYSRPQHFDGVPPLVSRRVLETLTYLARNHLYVAKILLQSRLSLPSLEGSVPSDKARGKAVVVSDDHMGRTQQEPGSVAFALLLSLLNQPLYLRSVAHLEQLLNLLEVVIDNAERKSEPGDGSDGSASEQQSTPQVVEAENNSENHDMESGTAGAMTKPIVSSGSSSTRAESECDVQTVLLNLPQSELCLLCSLLAREGLSDNAYTLVAEVLKKLVAIAPSHCHLFITELANAMQNLTRSATSELHMFGEAVKTLLSTTSSDGSAILRVLQALSTLIDSLIAKGKNSEEHVAVFSQLSNINLALEPLWLELSNCICKIEGHSDSSASASASASMSPTTSTSSATTRGAGVSQSLPAGAQNILPYVESFFVTCEKLHPSSQSGDVSVPMASSDVEEQPKGPGPSSSSSSKVDEKYGSFIKFSERHRKLLNAFIRQNPALLEKSFSLMLKVPRFIEFDNKRAYFRSKIKHQHDHHHSPLRISVRRAYILEDSYNQLRMRSTQELKGRLTVHFQGEEGIDAGGLTREWYQLLSRVIFDKGALLFTTVGNDSTFQPNPNSVYQTEHLSYFKFVGRVVGKALFDGQLLDVHFTRSFYKHILGVKVTYHDIEAIDPDYYKALKWMLENDISDVLDLTFSVDADEEKLILYEKTEVTDHELIPGGRNIKVTEENKHEYVDLIAEHRLTTAIRPQINAFLEGFSELILKDLISIFNDKELELLISGLPDIDLDNLRANTEYSGYSPGSPVIQWFWEVVQGLSKEDKARLLQFVTGTSKVPLEGFSALQGISGAQKFQIHKAYGSANHLPSAHTCFNQLDLPEYPSKEHLQERLLLAIHEASEGFGFG; encoded by the exons ATGGAGGTGCCAAATGTGTCTGCCCCCTCTATCGTTTCGCCAGTTGCATCTGCTCCCCCGGATACACGAGCCACTGCTACTGATTCTGTCTCCAGCTTGCGGTCTCAGTCAGTCGAAATGCAATATGATCCAAATGATTCAACTGTTCGGGATGTTGAAGCGGTGAGTCAAGAAAGCGGTGGGAGTGGGGCAACCTTGGGTGAAAGCCTTAGGAGTTTGGATGTTGAGATTGGAAGTGCTGATGGACATGATGATGGTGCAGAAAGGCATGATGTACAGCCAGCGATGCGCTCAAGAAGAGCAAATTTGTCACTTGCGCCATCTTCAACTGGGCGAGAAGCTTCTCTTTACAGTGTAACTGAGGTTTCTGAGAACTCCGGTCACGAGGCTGAGCAGGATAATCCACCAGAGGAGCAACCAGTTAACAGGGATGTTGCTTCTAGTTCTATCGATCCAGCATTTTTAGATGCTCTACCTGAGGGACTGCGAGCTGAAGTCCTTTCGGCTCAGCAAGCACAAGCGCCACAACCTTCTAGCAATGAACAGCAGAATTCTGGAGATATTGATCCGGAGTTTCTTGCTGCGCTTCCTGCTGATATCCGAGCTGAAGTTCTGGCACAGCAACAAGCACAACGGCTTCACCAGTCTCATGAACTTGAAGGTCAGCCTGTTGAGATGGACACCGTTTCAATAATTGCAACTTTTCCTTCGGAGTTGCGAGAAGAG GTGTTGCTGACGTCAGATGATGCCGTTCTTGCAAATTTAACACCTGCACTGGTTGCGGAAGCAAACATGTTACGCGAAAGGTTTGCTCATCGATACCATAACCGTGCACTTTTTGGTATGCATCCAAGACTTCGTAGAGGGGAGGCATCCAGGCGAGGTGAAGGTGGCATATCTGGAATTGAGAGAAGTGAGGGGATTGCTTCTCGCAGATCTGCTTCAAAGGTTATAGAGGCCGCTGGAGCTCCCCTAGTTAACACTGAGGCGCTCCAAGCAATGATTCGTGTTCTTCGTATAGTTCAG CCTCTTTACAAGGGTCCTCTGCAGAGGCTTTTGCTGAATTTATGTTCTCACGGAGAAACAAGGTTTTCCTTGGTGAATACATTCATGGATATGCTGATGCTCGACACAAGGAAGCCTGTTAACCACTCGAGTGTTTCCGAACCACCTTATCGTCTTTATGCTTGTCAAAGCAATGTAACATATTCACGTCCTCAGCACTTTGATG GGGTTCCTCCTCTAGTGTCTCGGCGTGTACTTGAGACTTTGACATATTTGGCACGAAATCATTTGTACGTAGCAAAGATTCTGCTTCAGTCCAGGCTTTCCCTGCCTTCCCTTGAAGGTTCTGTACCCTCTGACAAGGCACGTGGAAAAGCTGTTGTAGTAAGTGATGATCACATGGGCAGAACGCAGCAGGAACCCGGATCTGTAGCCTTTGCGTTGCTTCTAAGCCTCCTGAATCAGCCCCTTTATTTGAGAAGTGTGGCTCATCTTGAACAG CTGCTGAACTTGCTGGAGGTTGTCATTGACAACGCTGAAAGAAAGTCTGAGCCAGGTGACGGATCAGATGGGTCAGCTAGCGAGCAGCAATCAACACCACAAGTAGTAGAAGCTGAAAATAATTCAGAAAACCATGATATGGAATCTGGCACTGCTGGTGCAATGACCAAACCAATTGTTTCATCTGGAAGTTCGTCCACCAGAGCAGAGAGTGAATGTGATGTTCAAACTGTGTTGCTAAATCTTCCCCAGTCAGAGCTGTGTCTGCTTTGTTCATTACTTGCACGTGAAGG TTTGTCAGATAATGCATACACCCTTGTAGCGGAGGTGCTTAAAAAACTTGTGGCCATTGCTCCAAGTCATTGTCACTTGTTTATTACAGAGCTTGCAAATGCAATGCAGAACCTGACAAGATCAGCGACGAGTGAACTTCACATGTTCGGTGAAGCCGTAAAAACGCTTCTAAGTACCACGTCATCAGATGGATCAGCAATATTGAGGGTTTTGCAGGCATTAAGCACCCTCATTGATTCGTTAATCGCAAAAGGGAAGAATTCAGAAGAGCATGTTGCTGTGTTTTCTCAGCTATCGAACATCAACCTAGCTTTGGAACCTCTGTGGCTGGAGTTGAGCAATTGCATATGCAAAATAGAGGGGCATTCCGATTCTTCTGCTTCTGCTTCTGCTTCTGCTTCTATGTCTCCAACAACCTCGACGAGTTCAGCAACAACAAGGGGAGCTGGAGTAAGCCAGTCACTTCCTGCTGGTGCCCAAAACATCTTGCCTTATGTAGAGTCGTTTTTTGTTACCTGTGAGAAATTGCATCCATCATCGCAGTCTGGTGATGTCTCGGTTCCCATGGCTTCTTCTGATGTTGAGGAACAGCCCAAGGGTCCAGGAccaagcagcagcagcagctccaAGGTGGATGAGAAATATGGTTCTTTTATCAAGTTTTCTGAAAGGCACAGGAAACTTCTGAATGCATTCATCCGACAAAATCCTGCTCTGCTTGAGAAGTCGTTCTCACTAATGCTCAAGGTTCCACGTTTTATTGAATTTGATAACAAACGTGCATACTTCAGATCAAAGATAAAACACCAGCATGACCATCACCACAGCCCTTTGAGAATCTCAGTGAGAAGAGCCTACATTCTTGAAGATTCATACAACCAATTGCGAATGAGGTCAActcaagagctgaaaggtaGATTGACTGTTCACTTCCAAGGAGAAGAAGGCATTGATGCTGGTGGGCTTACCAGGGAATGGTATCAGCTATTGTCAAGGGTTATTTTTGACAAAGGAGCTCTTCTGTTCACAACCGTTGGCAATGACTCGACTTTCCAACCGAATCCAAACTCTGTTTACCAGACAGAGCACCTCTCTTACTTCAAATTCGTTGGCCGTGTG GTTGGAAAAGCTCTGTTTGATGGTCAACTACTTGACGTCCATTTCACTCGTTCATTTTACAAGCATATCTTGGGAGTTAAGGTCACGTACCATGATATTGAAGCTATAGATCCCGATTACTATAAAGCCCTGAAATGGATGCTGGAG AATGATATTAGCGATGTCCTAGATCTCACTTTTAGCGTTGATGCTGATGAGGAAAAGCTAATACTGTATGAGAAAACGGAG GTGACTGACCATGAACTGATCCCTGGAGGCCGGAACATCAAAGTTACAGAGGAGAATAAGCATGAATATGTAGACCTAATCGCCGAGCATCGATTAACCACAGCCATTCGTCCTCAGATAAATGCATTCCTGGAAGGGTTTAGTGAACTTATACTTAAAGATCTAATATCAATTTTTAACGACAAGGAACTGGAGTTATTAATAAGTGGTCTTCCTGATATCGACT TGGATAACCTGAGGGCGAATACTGAATATTCTGGGTACAGTCCTGGATCCCCTGTTATCCAGTGGTTCTGGGAGGTTGTTCAGGGATTGAGCAAAGAAGACAAAGCCCGTCTATTGCAGTTTGTGACTGGAACCTCCAAG GTTCCTCTGGAAGGATTTAGTGCCCTTCAAGGAATTTCAGGGGCACAGAAGTTTCAGATCCACAAGGCATATGGAAGCGCTAATCACTTGCCGTCTGCTCATACCTG TTTCAACCAGTTAGATCTGCCAGAGTACCCGTCTAAGGAACATCTGCAGGAGAGGCTGCTGCTTgcaatccatgaagcaagcGAAGGATTCGGATTTGGTTAA